The Betta splendens chromosome 4, fBetSpl5.4, whole genome shotgun sequence genome contains a region encoding:
- the brinp3a.2 gene encoding BMP/retinoic acid-inducible neural-specific protein 3: MALWGVVSLSLHCWVCLRCGVTAAAAAATVSVPNDKPGGPLDWLLSDKGPFHHSPEYIDFVEKNRQGFSTRYKIYREFGRWKVNNLAVERKDFLQSPLPLTPEFIRNIRLLGRRPTTQMITDNLIRKYGTHFLLSATLGGEEALTIFVDKRKLSKKAEVSDYSGNSSAVTLEALHQLAASYFIDRESTLRKLHHIQIASTAIKVTETRTGPLGCSNYDNLDSVSSVLVQSPENKVQLQGLQVILPDYLREGFVQAALSYIACNGEGEFVCKDNDCWCNCDPKFPECNCPYMDIQAMEESLERITETWGLLYKEFEESDEFKTFYARLPQSYFLNVSAIQHLWSLDSVFQWRYEQLENSMRVLSRRAQRVIFKLFSLSKRCHRQPQVQLPRERPQSYWLTHFQSLLYCSENNQLGAFSEDLHSCTCRYEHSPCQLPPPCTIGEGSACVACAPDNHTRCGSCNPGFALLQGVCRPMVADSTENYLGFETDLQDLELGYLLQRADRRLEVHAIFISNDMRLNSWFDPSWRKRMLLTLKSNKYKSNMVHMLLGISLQICLTKNSTLEPVLTLYINPFGGSHSESWYIPVNENSFPDWQATKLDLPFECYNWTLTLGNKYKTFFETIHIYLRSRIKTQDGVNDSLYYEPLEMTDPARNLGYMKINSIQVFGYSMHFDPEAIRDLILQLDYPYTQGSQDTAMLQLLELRDRVNRLSPPGQQRLDLFACLLRHRLKLTASEVVRIHASIQAFSSRLPNSVDYETTKLCS; encoded by the exons GGAGTTTGGGAGATGGAAGGTGAACAACCTGGCTGTGGAGAGAAAGGACTTCCTGCAGTCTCCTTTACCTCTGACACCTGAGTTCATCAGGAACATCCGTCTCCTGGGCCGCAGACCCACCACACAGATGATCACTGACAACCTGATCAGGAAGTATGGAACCCACTTCCTGTTGTCAGCCACGCTGGGAG GGGAAGAGGCCTTAACCATATTCGTGGACAAGAGGAAACTAAGCAAGAAAGCGGAGGTGAGCGACTACTCTGGCAACTCCTCTGCCGTGACCCTGGAGGCGCTGCACCAGCTGGCCGCCTCCTACTTCATCGACAGGGAGAGCACGCTGCGCAAGCTGCACCACATCCAGATCGCCTCCACCGCCATCAAG GTGACAGAGACTCGCACAGGTCCTCTTGGATGCAGTAACTATGACAACCTTGATTCCGTCAGCTCTGTGCTGGTTCAGAGTCCTGAGAATAAAGTCCAGCTGCAAG GCCTACAAGTGATCCTTCCTGACTACTTGAGGGAGGGCTTTGTGCAGGCGGCTCTCAGCTACATAGCCTGCAATGGAGAGGGGGAGTTCGTCTGCAAGGACAATGACTGCTGGTGCAACTGTGATCCCAAGTTCCCAGAGTGCAACTGCCCCTACATGGACATCCAGGCCATGGAGGAGAGCCTGGAGAGGATCACGGAGACATGGGGGTTGCTCTATAAAGAATTTGAAGAGTCAG ATGAGTTCAAGACATTCTATGCGAGGCTGCCGCAGAGTTATTTCCTGAATGTGTCAGCCATCCAACACTTGTGGTCCCTGGACAGCGTGTTCCAGTGGCGATatgagcagctggagaacagcATGCGGGTGCTCTCCAGACGAGCCCAAAGGGTCATTTTCAAACTCTTCAGTCTCAGTAAAAGATGCCACAGACAGCCCCAAGTTCAACTACCAAGGGAGCG GCCTCAGTCCTACTGGCTCACACATTTCCAGTCTCTCCTGTATTGCTCAGAGAACAACCAGCTCGGCGCATTCTCCGAGGACCttcacagctgcacctgtcgaTACGAGCACAGCCCCTGTCAGCTGCCTCCCCCCTGCACCATTGGCGAGGGCTCGGCCTGTGTGGCTTGTGCACCAGACAACCACACCCGCTGTGGGAGTTGCAACCCTGGCTTCGCCCTCCTTCAGGGTGTTTGCCGGCCCATGGTGGCAGACTCCACTGAGAACTACCTAGGATTCGAGACAGATCTCCAAGATTTGGAGCTGGGCTACCTGCTGCAAAGAGCGGACCGCAGGCTGGAG gTCCATGCGATTTTCATCAGCAATGACATGAGACTCAACAGCTGGTTTGACCCATCTTGGAGAAAGAGGATGTTGCTGACACTAAAGAGCAACAAGTACAAATCCAACATGGTCCACATGCTCCTGGGTATATCCCTGCAGATCTGCCTTACAAAGAACAGCACACTGGAGCCCGTCCTTACTCTTTATATCAACCCGTTTGGGGGGAGCCATTCAGAGAGCTGGTACATCCCTGTCAATGAGAACAGCTTTCCAGACTGGCAAGCCACTAAGTTGGACCTGCCCTTTGAGTGCTATAACTGGACCCTGACACTGGGCAACAAGTATAAGACATTCTTTGAAACCATTCATATCTACCTTCGGAGCAGAATAAAGACTCAAGATGGAGTCAATGACAGCCTTTATTACGAGCCTCTAGAAATGACCGATCCTGCTCGGAACCTGGGTTACATGAAAATCAACAGCATTCAGGTCTTTGGCTACAGCATGCACTTTGACCCGGAGGCGATCCGTGACTTAATTCTGCAGCTGGACTACCCATACACCCAAGGTTCCCAAGACACAGCCATGCTTCAGCTCTTGGAGTTACGGGACCGCGTGAACCGGCTGTCCCCTCCGGGTCAGCAGAGGTTGGACCTGTTTGCTTGTCTTCTCCGGCACCGGCTCAAACTGACTGCCAGCGAAGTGGTTCGCATCCACGCCTCCATACAGGCCTTCAGCTCCCGTCTGCCCAATTCTGTGGATTACGAGACGACCAAGCTGTGCAGTTAA